The Deltaproteobacteria bacterium CG2_30_66_27 genome contains a region encoding:
- a CDS encoding enoyl-CoA hydratase: MEAEPILTKKIGRIGVITLNRPEARNTFTVPFAERLDQALGTMDQDPEVLVVVINANGKHFSTGISLDQFHLGSQREYRDFLRRIDAFYHRLARMKKVTIASVRGYAVANGTGLAAACDITVAAETATFGTTAINLGLICLGPATPLIRILGRKKTLEMVLTGDTIGAREAERLGLVNRVVPDDQLDAATMQLAEKLASKSPLALRIGKEGINRLEDFPYHQGLDTMDDLFATLCSTEDAVEGVQAFLGKRAPKWNER, encoded by the coding sequence GTGGAGGCGGAACCGATTCTTACCAAAAAAATCGGGCGAATCGGTGTGATCACCCTGAATCGGCCCGAAGCCAGGAACACTTTTACCGTGCCGTTTGCGGAACGGCTGGATCAGGCGCTTGGGACCATGGACCAGGACCCGGAGGTCCTGGTCGTCGTGATCAACGCCAACGGCAAACACTTCTCCACCGGAATCTCCCTGGACCAGTTCCATCTCGGATCCCAACGGGAGTACCGTGATTTCCTCCGCCGGATCGATGCGTTTTATCACCGGTTGGCCCGGATGAAAAAAGTCACCATCGCATCCGTCCGGGGGTATGCGGTGGCCAACGGCACGGGGCTGGCTGCCGCTTGCGATATCACGGTCGCCGCAGAAACCGCAACCTTCGGAACCACCGCGATCAACCTCGGCCTGATCTGTCTCGGCCCGGCCACGCCCCTGATACGGATCCTCGGGCGGAAAAAAACGCTGGAAATGGTATTGACCGGGGACACGATCGGAGCGAGGGAGGCGGAACGGCTCGGCCTGGTGAACCGTGTCGTGCCGGACGATCAACTGGACGCGGCGACGATGCAACTGGCCGAAAAGCTGGCCTCCAAAAGCCCCTTGGCATTGAGGATCGGCAAGGAGGGGATCAACCGGCTGGAGGATTTCCCGTACCACCAAGGACTGGATACCATGGATGACCTGTTCGCCACCCTCTGTTCCACGGAAGATGCCGTGGAAGGGGTGCAGGCATTTCTTGGCAAAAGAGCTCCGAAATGGAACGAGCGCTGA